In the Kaistella sp. 97-N-M2 genome, one interval contains:
- a CDS encoding autorepressor SdpR family transcription factor, with protein sequence MNALFKALNDETRRQIIDLLKEKDRNAGEIADHFNISKPSISHHLDILKRADLITSEKKGQFVEYSLNTSILEDLLTWILTLKK encoded by the coding sequence ATGAATGCGCTTTTTAAAGCTCTTAATGATGAAACGCGCCGACAGATCATCGATCTTTTGAAGGAAAAAGACAGAAATGCCGGCGAAATTGCAGATCATTTCAATATCTCCAAACCCAGCATTTCTCACCATCTGGACATATTGAAAAGAGCCGATCTCATCACCAGCGAAAAGAAAGGCCAGTTTGTAGAATATTCCCTCAACACAAGCATTTTAGAAGATTTATTAACCTGGATTCTCACCCTAAAAAAATAA